TCACTTCTCTCCGCGATAGCGGTCGCGATCGGTGTGGCGGTGATGCACTTCTTCGTCGTCAGTCCGATAGACCGTCGCATCAAGTCGGCGGCGACAGCCATCGAAGCGCTTTCGAAAGGTAAGCTTTCGAGCGAATTGGATACTGAAAGCAAGGACGAGCTCGGCGATCTCGGCCGTTCCTTGCAGGCCACCTGCTCCGGCCTGAAGAAGACCTTCGAGTCAGAGGAGATAGACTGGGACAAGGTGGCGGAGTTAAAAGTGATTTCCAAGATAACCGACATGACGAGCATCGTTTCGGAGGCGGACCTGAAGGGCACGATTGTTTCCTGCAACGACAAGTTTTGCGAGGTCTCCCAGTACGGTCGCGACGAATTGATCGGGCAGGGGCACAACATGACGCGCCACCCCGACATGCCCAAGAGCGTGTTCAAGGAGCTTTGGGGAACCATCGGTCGAGGCAACATTTTCAGGGGCATGGTCAAGAACCTCAAGAAGGACGGCACTCCTTACTACGTGGACGCTGTGATCGCTCCGGTGATGGGCGAAAACGGAAAGCCGCGTAAGTATTTGGGAGTTCGATACGACGTGACGGAGTCGGAGATCGAGCGTCAGAACGCGAAGGGAATCTTGTCTGCGATCGATGACGCCTTCGCCTATATCGAATTCGATACGAGCGGGAACATCCTCACTGCCAACAAGAACTTCTTGGAAGCGATGGGCTACCAGTTGGACGAAATCGCAGGCAAGCACCATCGCACTTTCGTGACAAGCGACTACGCCCGCTCGTCGGAGTACGCAGCGTTCTGGGCAGATCTGAAGGATGGAAAGTCCTATTCCGGAAGCTACAAGCGCATCGCCAAGGGGGGGCGGGAAGTTTGGATACAAGCTGTCTACGCTCCTGTGATGGACGAAGTCGGTCGTGTGATCAAAGTGGTGAAGATCGCTACGGACGTCACCGAAGCTAAGATCGAATCGATCAACAACGAGCGTCAGCTCGCGGAAGCGAATCGCAACCAGGCAGTGATCGAATTCGACAACAAGGGAATGATCCTCTCGGCCAACGACAATTTCCTCTCCTGCGTGGGCTATTCGCTGAATGAGATCCAAGGAAGGCACCACAGTATGTTCGTGGACGAAGAGTATGCGAAGTCTACTGAGTACGCGCAGTTCTGGACAGATTTGAACAACGGTCGCTTCCAGACCAGCGACTACAAGCGACTTGCCAAGGGTGGTAGGGAAATTTGGATACAAGCGACTTATAACCCGCGTTTTGACGCTTCGGGAAATGTGAATAAGGTGATCAAGTTTGCCACGGACATCACCGCCAAGAAGGCGGCGGAAGAAGGGCTAACCCGCACTCTCGCTCTCGTAGCCGAGCATTCGCAGACCTTGGCCTCTGCCGCGGAGGAGCTATCCGCCACTGCGCAAAGCATGAACACCAATACGGCGGATACGGCGCGTCAGGCTGGTGTGGCCAGCTCGGCTTCCGAGCAGGTTGCCACCAACATCTCTATGGTGGCGACAGCAGCCGAAGAGATGAGCGCCTCGGTGCAGGAGATCGCCAAGAACGCTGCGGAAGCGGCTCAAGTGGGCGCGTCTGCTGTTGGGGTTGCCGCCTCGACCAATGAGACGGTCTCGAAGCTGGGAGCTTCCAGCGTGGAGATCGGCGAGGTCATCAAGGTTATCACTTCGATCGCGGAGCAGACGAACTTGCTCGCCTTGAATGCTACCATCGAAGCGGCCCGGGCTGGCGAGGCCGGCAAGGGGTTCGCGGTGGTCGCCAACGAGGTCAAGGAGCTGGCCAAGCAGACGGCCGCTGCCACGGAGGACATCTCGATTAAGATTCAAGCGATCCAGACCGACGCTTCCGGAGCGGTCTCCGCGATTGGCGACATTTCGGAGATCATCCGCCGCATTAACGATATTCAGAACGAAATCGCGAGCGCGGTGGACGAGCAGTCCGCTACAACCAACGAGATTGCTCGCAACGTATCGGAGGCTTCCCGCGGAAGTTCGGAGATTTCCGAGAATATCGTAAACGTCTCCAGCGCCGCCCAGTACACGACTGAAGGCGCCAACGATACGCTGACGGCGGCCCAAGGTCTGGCCAAATTGTCCTCGGAATTGAAGGCGATCGTAGAGAACTCCCGCAATTAGTTTTGAGTCAAGTATCTAAATATAGGATACGTTAATGAAGTCGATCGTGATAGACGATAGTCGTACTGTTCGTAAGATGCTTTGTCACTACATGCAGTCTCTAGACATTGAAACGGTGGAGGCTGAGGATGGCTGCGATGCCTTGTCGCTGCTGGGTGAAGAGGATCCTTCGAGCATCGAGATTGCCTTGGTCGACTGGGACATGCCTCGGATGTCGGGGATCGAGTTTCTTAAGGAGATTCGATCCTGCTCGGAGTTTTCGCATCTGAAGGTGATGATGGTGACTTCCCATAACAAGCCGGAAGACTTGATGCGGGCGATCGAGCTAGGAGCGAACGAGTTCCTGATGAAGCCCTTCGACGAGGATATGTTTCGTGACAAGATGCGTATCCTAGGCATGGCCAATTAAGCGTGATGAAGAAGATTCGTGTTCTAGTCGTCGATGACACGGCGGTGATGCGTAAAATCGTTTCAGAGGTCGTCGATCGCGACCCGGAAATGGAGACGGCTGGAGTGGCCGCGAATGGGCGGATCGCCTTGCAGCGGGTCAACCAGGTGAGTCCCGACTTGATCACGCTGGACATGGAGATGCCGGAGATGAATGGCATCGAGATGGTGCGCGAGCTGCGCAAGACGCATCCACGCATCCCGGTCATCATGCTGAGTTCCCTCACGGTGAAGGGTGCGGAGGCAACCTTAGACGCCTTGCAGGCGGGGGCCAGCGACTATGTTGCCAAGCCCGCGCGATCCATCGGAATTCCCGCAACCTTGCAGCAGCTGCAAACGGAGTTGCTCCCCAAGATTCGCCACTTCTTTCCGAAGAAGAAGGAAGTCTTGCCGGTGCTAGCGCCACGTTCTACGTCGCTCGCTCCGAAGCGTCGGCAACGCATCGAAGTGGTCGCGATTGCTACCTCTACCGGAGGCCCGAATGCCTTAGCCCGCGTTTTCGAGCAGTTGAAGGAGCCCTTGCCGGTACCGGTGGTGATCGTGCAACACATGCCCCCTATCTTCACGCGCACCCTGGCGGAGCGGCTTGACGCTTGCTCGGGAATGAAGGTGGTGGAAGGCGAGGAGGGGCAGGCGCTGCAAGCGGGACATGCTTACCTCGCCCCCGGCGGCTACCACATGGAAACCAAACGAGAAGGGGTGCGGGTGGTGTTGCGGCTGAATGAGAATCCTCCCGAGAATTCCTGTCGCCCGGCGGCGGACGTGCTTTTCCGTAGCGTGGCGGCTTGCTACGGTGGTTCAACTTTGGCGGTTGTCATGACTGGCATGGGGCGTGATGGCTTTTTGGGTACGCAAGTCATTTGCGATCGAGGAGGCGTTGCCGTGGCGCAGGACCAAGCTAGCAGTGTCGTGTGGGGAATGCCCAGCTTCTTGGCGAAAGAGGGATTGGCGGAAAGCGTGTTGCCGCTCGACCAAATTGCTGGGGAAATCTCGAAGCGGGTAAGCGCTTCCATGCAGCTACGCTAGGCCGAACCAGCATGACGATCTCGGAAGCCCATTTCGCGTTTATCAGCGAACTCGCGAGAGAGCGGGCGGCGATCGTTTTGAAGCCCGGCAAGGAGTATCTCGTTGTCTCGCGCTTGGAACCGCTTGCCCGTACTAGCGGTTTCGATTCTTTGGACACGTTCGTCGACGAGATGCGGCGGGAGCTGGGATTTGGAAGGCTGCAAAGGATGGCGGTGGAGGCGTTGACTACGAACGAGACCTTGTTTTTTCGCGATCTGCATCCCTTCGAAGCGATCGAGCAAAAGCTTATTCCGGAAATCATGGCCCGTCGTGCTTCGGAGCGGCGTATCGATATCTGGTCAGGGGCGAGTTCCACGGGTCAAGAGGCTTACAGCATTGCGATGCTTTTGCGTGAAAAGTTTCCCGAGCTTTGTAGTTGGAAAGTGAATATTATTGGCACGGACCTTAGCGGTAAAGCGGTGGAAAAGGCCCGAAGCGGAATTTACTCGCAGCTCGAAGTTAATCGCGGCTTGCCCTTGCCCTTACTGTTCAAGTGTTTCGACAAGTTGGGCGACGATTGGCAGATAAAGCCGGACTTGAAAAAGATGGTGGAGTTTCGCCAGATGAATTTGATCGAACCGTGGCAGGGCTTGCCTCGATTCGATTTGGTGATGATGCGAAACGTGCTGATCTACTTCGATCTGCCGACTCGCAAGAAGATTTTGGACGGTATTCAAAAGGTGATACATCCAGAGGGGGCTCTCTTTTTGGGAGCGTCCGAAACGACTTTGAACGTGGTCGACTGTTGGCAGGTTGAGAATTGCGGGCGTACCTTGGTCTACCGCGTGCAAGGACGAAGCAGCGTGAAGCCTGCGGTGTCGCCCTAGAGGCGTGTTCGGAGAACCCGCACCACCTGTATACTCGCTAGTCAGTACTCGCTTCGAAATTGTTACCAGATGATTTCGGAGCTGTAGTCGATGTTTTGGTTTACCAGATGGGTGAAGCCCAGTGTTTGCAGTTGTTGGCGTTCGGATTCGCTCCAGATTGGCAGTTTTATGAGTTCTTCGGTGCCGCTGTATTGGGCGGTTTGCGCCTTGGCTAGCAGGAAGGCTTTTGCGGTGAGCAGGCGTTCCGAGTCGGGGAGTGATTGAATGCTCGATACAGCTTCGTATGGGCTTTTTTTGCTGAGTTCCCTTCCTTTTTCGATGCGGGCGAGGGCTTGATTGAGCTTTGGGTCGTCGGCTGGGTAGTCGTCGGGAAGCGAGTTACTGGCGATACTGAGGTAGATGTCGTCGTGGAAGGGGTGGGAGTCGATGGCTTGCTTGAGCTCTTTGTCTTCGAGGTAGGCACTGAGTTCGATGCTGTTGGCGACGATGAGGGTTTCGCTGGGAGTTTGGGCGACGCCGAGGTATGCGATTTTGTTGGGATCGAAGAGGGATTGCTGCAGGGCTGCAGTTCTGGCGGACTCCAGGATGTTTTGGGCTTTTTCTGGTGGGAGGTCTTTCAGGAGGTGCGGAAGCTGGTCCAGGTTCCTGACGCTTGCGTTCGAGGTGAATTCGTAGCTGCCGAGGGTATTGTAAACCCAGGTAGGGTCAGCGGAAGAAATGATATTTTGGATACGGTCGGGGGCGATTTCGTGGGCGGAGAGGATCATGCCGGGGCTGAGGCTCCAAAGCAGTTGCTCTTCGGAGAGCGAGTTCAGGGTCTCTTTGGCGGCGGCGAGATAGGCGGGTGGCCAGACTTCGAGTTTGCCGATTTCGAGTACCTGCATGAGACGCTCCGGAGTGGGGGCTTCGCGGGTGGTACGGGTTACGATGGCGTCGCTGAAGTCTTTGTCCGATTGCAGCATGAACCGCTCGAGGGTCTCTAGGATGGGGTGATCGTTCTGCAGGCTCAGATAGAGGGACTTGATGGATTGGAGGTCTTCGACTTGATGGAGATAGGCGGTGAATTCTTCTTTGAGGCGGATGATGTGGCAGTGCTCGGGGGCGGCCTTGATCGTCCTGAAGATGCTGGCGTGGTTTTGTTGTTCGGAGTCGGCTGAAATCCCCTCGCAGATCCAGAGTCCAGCGTCCTCCCATTGGGCAAATCCTTTGGATGCGAAGAGGTGTTTGAAAAAGGGGGCATGCTCGGAATCGAACTCGTAGGAGATGTCATGGAAGTCTCCTTGTTGGCGAACCCAATCTGCTGCGGCCGCGGGATGGGCTGCCGCGTAGGAAACGGCGAAAGTCGTTCTTTCGTAGCCTTGAAGCTTTGAGGCGTAGCTGAGTAGCTGGTTTTGGGCTATGTAGTCGTGGAGTTCCAGGCCGAAGGATATTTCCTCCCAGTCGGTGAGTTCCCAAAACTGCAAGGCGAGGTCGAAGAGCGACTTAGCGCTTGCTTCGTCGATTATGGCCTGAGGGCTAGCGATTAGCTCTCTGTTTTCCCAGAGCAGGCTGGGATCGAGCTCAATGAGTGTACCCAGAAGGTCGCTACGGAGTCGGTTCTTGAGTCTCTGGTTTTCAACCTTTGGCAAAAGCTCCAGAAGCGCCATGGGCTCCATGTAGGATAGGTGGTAGGAAGGGTAGAGCTTGGTTTGGTTTTCTTCGCTGAGCGTTTTGTATTTCGCTTCCGAATACTCGAGAAAGGAGTCGGGCGCGGTGCGCATCCATTCGGAGTGGAAGGCTCCGCGCAGGTCGTAGTTGGGGTAGTGCCAAATGTCGGGGGAGAGGATGGCCAAGTTTCCTTTCGGGTTTTGGCGGGCGGCGTAGCAGCCGATGGCGATCATGCGTCCGTATCGCTCGGTTTCGTCATCGAGCGAGAGAGCGTGGTCGAGTTCGCGGCGTGGATCGAAGGGTTGGGAAAAGGGGAAGCTCGGAACGGTGAAGGTATCGCGTTGCGGACTGGTTGGCGTCTGAAGCTCGGCGTCGGATGTGTCAGCGGTAGTGAGAGGCGACGAGAGCTGTGGTTGTCCAAGCCAGAGTCCTAAGGAAAAAGTGGATACGGTTCCAGCGATCAAGCTTATCCGTTTTAGCGTCTTCATAGGGTCGTTCCTCTGTAGAGTGCGTCGTGGATCTTCAGCTTTTCCTCTTGGCTAAGCTGAGGGGAGGTGAGGAGACGTTGGGCCCGGCTCCGCA
This region of Pelagicoccus enzymogenes genomic DNA includes:
- a CDS encoding PAS domain-containing protein — translated: MPAVAVLVALQFQAGNVTLSLLSAIAVAIGVAVMHFFVVSPIDRRIKSAATAIEALSKGKLSSELDTESKDELGDLGRSLQATCSGLKKTFESEEIDWDKVAELKVISKITDMTSIVSEADLKGTIVSCNDKFCEVSQYGRDELIGQGHNMTRHPDMPKSVFKELWGTIGRGNIFRGMVKNLKKDGTPYYVDAVIAPVMGENGKPRKYLGVRYDVTESEIERQNAKGILSAIDDAFAYIEFDTSGNILTANKNFLEAMGYQLDEIAGKHHRTFVTSDYARSSEYAAFWADLKDGKSYSGSYKRIAKGGREVWIQAVYAPVMDEVGRVIKVVKIATDVTEAKIESINNERQLAEANRNQAVIEFDNKGMILSANDNFLSCVGYSLNEIQGRHHSMFVDEEYAKSTEYAQFWTDLNNGRFQTSDYKRLAKGGREIWIQATYNPRFDASGNVNKVIKFATDITAKKAAEEGLTRTLALVAEHSQTLASAAEELSATAQSMNTNTADTARQAGVASSASEQVATNISMVATAAEEMSASVQEIAKNAAEAAQVGASAVGVAASTNETVSKLGASSVEIGEVIKVITSIAEQTNLLALNATIEAARAGEAGKGFAVVANEVKELAKQTAAATEDISIKIQAIQTDASGAVSAIGDISEIIRRINDIQNEIASAVDEQSATTNEIARNVSEASRGSSEISENIVNVSSAAQYTTEGANDTLTAAQGLAKLSSELKAIVENSRN
- a CDS encoding response regulator; the encoded protein is MKSIVIDDSRTVRKMLCHYMQSLDIETVEAEDGCDALSLLGEEDPSSIEIALVDWDMPRMSGIEFLKEIRSCSEFSHLKVMMVTSHNKPEDLMRAIELGANEFLMKPFDEDMFRDKMRILGMAN
- a CDS encoding protein-glutamate methylesterase/protein-glutamine glutaminase → MKKIRVLVVDDTAVMRKIVSEVVDRDPEMETAGVAANGRIALQRVNQVSPDLITLDMEMPEMNGIEMVRELRKTHPRIPVIMLSSLTVKGAEATLDALQAGASDYVAKPARSIGIPATLQQLQTELLPKIRHFFPKKKEVLPVLAPRSTSLAPKRRQRIEVVAIATSTGGPNALARVFEQLKEPLPVPVVIVQHMPPIFTRTLAERLDACSGMKVVEGEEGQALQAGHAYLAPGGYHMETKREGVRVVLRLNENPPENSCRPAADVLFRSVAACYGGSTLAVVMTGMGRDGFLGTQVICDRGGVAVAQDQASSVVWGMPSFLAKEGLAESVLPLDQIAGEISKRVSASMQLR
- a CDS encoding CheR family methyltransferase, with product MTISEAHFAFISELARERAAIVLKPGKEYLVVSRLEPLARTSGFDSLDTFVDEMRRELGFGRLQRMAVEALTTNETLFFRDLHPFEAIEQKLIPEIMARRASERRIDIWSGASSTGQEAYSIAMLLREKFPELCSWKVNIIGTDLSGKAVEKARSGIYSQLEVNRGLPLPLLFKCFDKLGDDWQIKPDLKKMVEFRQMNLIEPWQGLPRFDLVMMRNVLIYFDLPTRKKILDGIQKVIHPEGALFLGASETTLNVVDCWQVENCGRTLVYRVQGRSSVKPAVSP